In the genome of Natronorubrum aibiense, the window GGACTCGAGTGAGTCAACCTCGAGGCCGTAGTGATGGCCGAACTCGTGGTCGAGCGTCTCGACCAGCGATTCGTCCTCGAGGACGACCGAGCCGTCTCGCTCGACCGTTGTGCTCAGTCTCGCAAGCGGGAGGACGACGTCGTTGTACGGCGTTCGGCTGCAGACGATAAGATACTCACCGTCCTCACTCATTCGGTCAGCATCGCTGACGAGGGCTGAGAGTTCGGCATCGCCGCTCCGCTCGGTACCGAGCAGTGTGCCGGGTAACGCGTCGACCGGTGGCCCACCCGACGTAGGCGGATGGCCGAGTTCGTTGAAACTCTCGGGAGTCTCGATTCCGCCGTGATCGTGGTTTCCGTTGCCGTCGTGTGTCGCGTGCTCGCTGTGGTCCATCAGCGATAGCGCATCGCGACTGCCACGGCGATCATCGGCAACCAGTTCGTACTCGAGGTCGTGGATGTCCGAGCGCTCGAACTCGAAATCGACCTCGAGCGTCGCCGCGCTCTCGAATCGGTTTTCGAAGGCCCCGCTGTGTGCGACCTCAAGCGGGCCGACCCGGATTTTGGCCGTGTACGATCCTTCTTCTGGAAGGTGGATGTTATCGCCGTAGTGAAACCCCATTCGCTGGGAGAGCATCGGCCAAGGAGAGAACTGGCCCCCGACCGAGTCGCCGTCGTGGAGCAACTCGAGGCTGACGTTCACCGGAAGGACGGTGTCCGTCTCGGCGTCCCAGACGGTTACCATGAGGTGCATACTGTCGTCGGCCTCGACGTCGACCCGTTCGGTGTCGCCGGCGACGAGCCAGAAGCGGTGTGGCATCGTGTAGCTCAGATCGACGGCGTACTCGCCGTCGGTTGCTCGCCCGTAGCTCCGCATCTCCTCGCTGCCCGCTGGAAGGTAGACGGCATCCGGCCGGTTCTCGACGAGCGGTGGATTCGACCAGGCTGATTGCTCTTCGAAGCCGAACCGCTCGAGACAGCCAGCGACGCCGACGCTGCCGGCGACGACCGTGCCACGCAGGAACCCCCGACGATCCATTACGAGCGAGTTGGGGAGGCAGTCCCAAAACGCCTGTTGGTTCAGCAATCGAATGCGTTCCGAACACCTGTCCTGTTTGTGTTGGTGCCTGCTGGATCGGTCCGACTCAGTCCTATCGGACCGCCAGCGTTCGGCGGCAACCGGCTCGACGTATCAGACACGGTGGCGACGTATCAGACATCTCACCACTCATTCGGTTGCTGAACCAACGGACATTTTATCGATCACTCCTAGATGTCGCGTATGGAACGGCGGACATCTCTTCACGTGCTTGGGCTCGCCGGTATCGCTGGTAGTGCTAGCTATCTCACTAGTCTCGACCGCGAGAGTGGTACCGACCGACCGACGCTTCCGCCGCTGGACGTCAGTTTGCCGGACGCCGAGAGTTCAGAACCGACTATCGGGGTGGCATAAACTATGCGCCGACGAGATTTCCTCGCTGGAGTCGGCAGTGTCGGCGTCGTCGCCGGTGCTGGCGCGGTCGCCGTCTACGGCGTTCCGTCCCCTGAATCGCTTCGTGACGGTGGTTCCGAAGGTGAGACCTACGAGCCACTTGAGATCGAGACGATCGAGGCGCCGGGAAGCGAGGCTGGGTCGGTACTGATTCCCGATCCTGACCGGCCGACGTTCATCGATTTCTTCGGGACGTGGTGTGCGCCGTGTATCGAACAGATGCCGGCGCTCGCCGAGGCCAACCAGCGTATCGGCGATGAGGTCCTGTTTTGTTCCGTCACCAGTGAGGACGTCGGCGAAGACGGGGCGCTCACCGAGGCAGATCTCGTTGAGTGGTGGGAGGAGAACGATGGTAACTGGACCATTGGGCTTGATCCAACAGCCGAGTTGACCGCGAACTATCTCCAGGGTGGCTACCCCTCGGCCGTCGCGATCGATGCCTCGGGACGCGTCCAGTGGGGCGACTCCGGGGTCAAAACCGCGGACGAACTCGTCGGCGGGATCGAACAGGCGATCGAGGCCGGTGACGGTGACGAGCTACTATGATCGACGGCTCGCTGCCGCTCGCGTTCGCGTTAGGTGCGGGCGTTGCGACGTTCTTCTCGCCGTGTGCGTATCCGCTCTTGCCGGGGTACGTCGGCTTCTACGTCAGTCAGACTGAAGGCGAGGAAGCGTCCCTGACGGGTGCGCTAAGCCGCGGCTTGATCGCCGGCACCGGCGCACTCGTCACGCTCGGAGTGTTGCTGGTCGTAGCCTATCAGATCGGCCACTCCACGCTGTCGAACATCACGCTGTTCGAGCCGATCGTCGGCGCACTGCTGGTCGTCTTCGGTCTCTTGATCGTGTTCGACCGGGCCCCGTCGCTGTCGATTACACTCCCGAAACGTCGCTCGAGCGTGCTCGGCTTTGGGATTTTCGGGGCTGGCTACGCGCTGGCGGCTGCAGGCTGTGTTGCGCCGCTGTTCGTCGCCGTGATCGCACAGGCGCTTTCGATGCCGCCGCTGTCGGCAGCGCTCGTTATCGGCACCTACGTCGGCAGCATCGTGCTACTGATGGTCTCGCTGACCGTCGCGACGGGAATGGGCCTCGTTGCCAGTGCTGGCCGGTTGGCAGCACACAGCGGGACGCTCAAGCGAGTCGCGGGTGCGATCATGATCGTCGCTGGTCTCGGACAGCTGTACCTCTCGATCGTCATTCTCGACGTTCTCTGAGTCTGCACACCGGCTTTCGTTCACAAGGCGGTCGCTTGTTTTGCTCTCTGTCGTACTGCCACTGATGGACTCGAAACGACCCGACGTCCGACTGGACGACTCACCTAACGAAGACGGACTCGTGACGAAATGCGGTAACTCGAGTGACGACTCGTCGCTGCTCGGGCGGCTTCGTTCCTATCTGCGGCGGTAAGTGCCTCTGCTGACTGTTTCGATTCACAGTACGCCGCCCCGGTCGAAGTGGGTCGGTTTCAGCCTACTCCTGATCCTCGAGCAGTCCGAGATCGGTCGC includes:
- a CDS encoding iron transporter encodes the protein MDRRGFLRGTVVAGSVGVAGCLERFGFEEQSAWSNPPLVENRPDAVYLPAGSEEMRSYGRATDGEYAVDLSYTMPHRFWLVAGDTERVDVEADDSMHLMVTVWDAETDTVLPVNVSLELLHDGDSVGGQFSPWPMLSQRMGFHYGDNIHLPEEGSYTAKIRVGPLEVAHSGAFENRFESAATLEVDFEFERSDIHDLEYELVADDRRGSRDALSLMDHSEHATHDGNGNHDHGGIETPESFNELGHPPTSGGPPVDALPGTLLGTERSGDAELSALVSDADRMSEDGEYLIVCSRTPYNDVVLPLARLSTTVERDGSVVLEDESLVETLDHEFGHHYGLEVDSLESGDEIAITVDAPPQVSRHDGYETAFFEFETVTYEYH
- a CDS encoding TlpA family protein disulfide reductase → MRRRDFLAGVGSVGVVAGAGAVAVYGVPSPESLRDGGSEGETYEPLEIETIEAPGSEAGSVLIPDPDRPTFIDFFGTWCAPCIEQMPALAEANQRIGDEVLFCSVTSEDVGEDGALTEADLVEWWEENDGNWTIGLDPTAELTANYLQGGYPSAVAIDASGRVQWGDSGVKTADELVGGIEQAIEAGDGDELL
- a CDS encoding cytochrome c biogenesis CcdA family protein — encoded protein: MIDGSLPLAFALGAGVATFFSPCAYPLLPGYVGFYVSQTEGEEASLTGALSRGLIAGTGALVTLGVLLVVAYQIGHSTLSNITLFEPIVGALLVVFGLLIVFDRAPSLSITLPKRRSSVLGFGIFGAGYALAAAGCVAPLFVAVIAQALSMPPLSAALVIGTYVGSIVLLMVSLTVATGMGLVASAGRLAAHSGTLKRVAGAIMIVAGLGQLYLSIVILDVL